One genomic segment of Paenibacillus xylanexedens includes these proteins:
- the thrS gene encoding threonine--tRNA ligase encodes MAVNIKLPDGSVREYADGSSIEDVAASISSGLRKNAVAGKLDGIVVDLSTTLHEGALVEIVTLDSPEGLEVMRHSTAHLMAQAVKRLYGNKEVRLGIGPVIEDGFYYDMDLEHALNPEDLQKIEKEMERIVNENLPIVRKEVSREDAIKTFEEVGDPYKLELIRDLPADSVITIYEQGEFFDLCRGPHVPSTSKIKVFKLMNVAGAYWRGDSKNKMLQRIYGTAFVKKAQLDEHLHFLEEAKKRDHRKLGKELEMFTFSQLVGQGLPIWLPNGAKLRRTLERYIVDLEESLGYQHVYTPVLGNVELYKTSGHWEHYQEDMFPKMVMDNEELVLRPMNCPHHMMVYKSSMHSYRDLPIRIAELGMMHRYEMSGALTGLHRVRAMTLNDSHIFARPDQIKEEFARVIELIQTVYKDFGINEYRFRLSYRDPQDTEKYFQNDEMWEMSQRMLREVVEELDLPFYEAEGEAAFYGPKLDVQIKTALGKEETLSTVQLDFLLPERFELEYVGDDGQKHRPVVIHRGVISTMERFTAFLLENFAGAFPLWLSPVQAKVIPVSGNFDDYAREVEAKLKRAGISAEADLRNEKLGYKIREAQLEKMPYMFVVGENERNAEAVSVRKRGEGDLGMKPVDEIIAQLKEEIATRLV; translated from the coding sequence ATGGCAGTGAACATTAAATTACCGGATGGTTCGGTACGTGAGTACGCGGATGGCAGCAGCATTGAGGACGTAGCCGCTTCAATTAGCAGCGGATTGCGCAAAAATGCCGTAGCCGGCAAGCTGGATGGTATCGTGGTGGACTTGTCCACAACACTTCATGAGGGAGCATTGGTGGAGATCGTAACGCTGGATTCACCAGAAGGACTTGAAGTGATGCGTCATAGTACAGCTCACTTGATGGCTCAAGCAGTGAAACGTTTATATGGTAACAAAGAGGTGCGCCTCGGTATCGGCCCTGTCATTGAAGATGGTTTCTACTATGATATGGACCTCGAACATGCGCTCAATCCTGAAGATCTGCAAAAGATCGAGAAGGAAATGGAACGTATTGTGAATGAGAACTTGCCAATTGTACGTAAGGAAGTTAGCCGCGAGGACGCGATCAAAACGTTCGAAGAAGTGGGCGATCCTTACAAACTTGAGTTGATTCGTGATTTGCCAGCGGACAGCGTGATTACGATTTATGAGCAAGGTGAATTCTTCGACTTGTGTCGTGGCCCTCACGTACCATCAACTAGCAAAATCAAAGTGTTCAAACTGATGAATGTCGCGGGTGCTTACTGGCGTGGAGATAGCAAAAACAAAATGCTTCAACGTATCTATGGTACGGCTTTTGTGAAAAAAGCACAGCTGGACGAGCATTTGCACTTTCTCGAAGAAGCTAAAAAACGGGATCACCGTAAGTTGGGTAAAGAGCTGGAAATGTTCACATTCTCCCAACTGGTCGGTCAAGGCTTGCCAATCTGGTTGCCTAACGGTGCGAAGCTGCGCCGTACTCTGGAGCGTTATATTGTGGATCTGGAAGAAAGCCTGGGATACCAGCATGTATACACACCGGTTCTGGGTAACGTGGAATTGTACAAAACATCTGGACACTGGGAGCACTACCAGGAAGATATGTTCCCGAAAATGGTTATGGATAACGAGGAACTTGTTCTCCGTCCAATGAACTGTCCTCACCATATGATGGTGTATAAGTCCAGCATGCACAGCTACCGTGATCTGCCAATCCGGATTGCCGAGCTTGGTATGATGCACCGTTATGAAATGTCGGGCGCATTAACAGGTCTGCATCGTGTACGTGCAATGACACTGAACGACTCACACATTTTTGCACGCCCGGATCAGATCAAAGAAGAGTTCGCTCGTGTTATCGAGTTGATTCAAACAGTGTACAAGGATTTCGGTATCAACGAATACCGTTTCCGTCTGTCCTATCGTGATCCGCAGGATACCGAGAAATACTTCCAGAACGACGAGATGTGGGAAATGTCCCAACGCATGCTGCGTGAAGTTGTGGAAGAACTTGATCTTCCTTTCTATGAAGCTGAAGGTGAGGCGGCATTCTACGGTCCGAAGCTGGATGTGCAGATCAAAACAGCCCTGGGCAAAGAAGAGACATTGTCTACAGTTCAACTGGACTTCCTGTTGCCTGAGCGCTTTGAACTTGAATATGTGGGAGATGACGGACAGAAACATCGTCCAGTCGTTATTCACCGCGGTGTAATTAGTACAATGGAACGTTTCACAGCATTCTTGCTGGAGAACTTTGCAGGAGCTTTCCCATTGTGGTTGTCTCCGGTACAGGCAAAAGTGATCCCGGTATCCGGAAACTTCGACGATTATGCGCGTGAAGTGGAAGCGAAACTGAAACGTGCGGGAATCTCTGCTGAAGCCGATCTGCGGAACGAGAAGCTTGGATATAAAATCCGTGAGGCGCAGCTGGAGAAAATGCCTTATATGTTTGTTGTTGGTGAGAATGAGCGTAATGCAGAAGCGGTATCCGTGCGTAAGCGTGGAGAAGGCGATCTTGGCATGAAACCGGTCGATGAAATAATCGCTCAATTGAAAGAAGAAATTGCAACACGTTTGGTATAA
- a CDS encoding 3D domain-containing protein gives MVYMALLWSPQPMVIPRPELPEKQVADPSMPVLAPRSEQILGTQKVTATGYTAGVESTGKGPKHPQYGITYSGVKVRRDKETVSTIAADPKLFPMGSILYIPGYGYGIVADTGSAIKGNKIDLYFPTTKQVYKEWGKKDVEVQVIRQGAGKCTEKMLSELADAIDVYKSVPDSWLDKAI, from the coding sequence ATGGTGTATATGGCTTTATTGTGGTCACCACAACCAATGGTCATTCCAAGACCTGAGCTTCCTGAGAAACAAGTGGCAGATCCGTCTATGCCTGTGCTTGCTCCGCGTTCAGAACAAATCCTGGGTACACAAAAGGTTACAGCAACGGGATATACGGCAGGTGTGGAGTCTACAGGAAAAGGACCAAAACATCCTCAATACGGAATTACGTATTCTGGTGTCAAAGTACGTCGTGATAAAGAAACAGTTTCCACGATTGCAGCTGATCCAAAATTATTCCCGATGGGTTCCATTCTGTACATTCCTGGCTATGGTTACGGAATTGTTGCAGATACGGGTTCAGCGATCAAAGGCAATAAAATCGATCTATATTTCCCGACTACCAAGCAAGTGTACAAAGAGTGGGGCAAAAAGGATGTGGAGGTACAGGTGATCAGGCAAGGCGCTGGGAAATGCACAGAAAAGATGCTCAGCGAGTTGGCCGATGCAATCGATGTGTACAAATCCGTACCGGATTCGTGGTTGGACAAGGCCATTTAA